One Phaseolus vulgaris cultivar G19833 chromosome 4, P. vulgaris v2.0, whole genome shotgun sequence DNA window includes the following coding sequences:
- the LOC137837144 gene encoding AUGMIN subunit 6, whose translation MTMDREKEREIELESAMYTNCLLLGLDPAIIGVGASNATPRVGHFRHSNPKLGEQLLYFILSSLRGPIQSAKDFDKVWPIFDSAQSRDFRKVVQGIISELESQGALPRSNSRVSSLATCCGPRFVELLWQLSLHALREVHRRTFTADISSNPLPAPLTDVAFSHAATLLPVTKARIALERRKFLKNAEMAVQRQAMWSNLAHEMTAEFRGLCAEEAYLQQELEKLHDLRNKVKLEGELWDDLVSSSSQNSHLVSKATRLWESLLARKSQHEVLASGPIEDLIAHREHRYRISGSSLLAAMDQSSQAPYSDVLSGQSGDLPSIDNKEENDGSHFSNETLARVDDRTGRVHPTVDVAEVIRRWTHALQRIHKQSLHLAKANDGEGPDILRSGQEEGSSGHAESLAATLAEHQQHLASFQVLINQLKDVAPTIQKSISECTEKVNCIASNLPPMSRHNGRSTSPIQSQSSGRMDNSIDDASEVTSRLSTIQLDKVSVSPPTLKLPQLFSLTPSSGKAGNVQRRQSNAPQTSQTENLSDSKSLDPPSNNEVASSAEDSDSSFVQNLKRSVREAALSLRSCNSDSSRDSQSDGSSEHFFVPFSETGFSHLEAEKRGASLRSKRLFVSQMDDSLLESHVSGGYGVSKFDELPDMLNDLERLSDYDNVNGFLSYTGSNVTSGSNATSDAQRSIFDFEDAQDQVFSPPLLMDSSLLTDSFEDLLAPLSETETALIDH comes from the exons ATGACGATGGACAGAGAGAAGGAGAGAGAGATAGAGCTGGAGAGTGCCATGTACACGAATTGCTTGTTGTTGGGACTGGATCCGGCGATTATCGGAGTCGGAGCATCCAACGCGACTCCTCGGGTCGGGCATTTCCGTCACTCGAACCCTAAATTGGGGGAACAGCTTCTCTACTTCATCCTTTCCTCTCTCAGAGGTCCAATTCAATCCGCCAAA GATTTCGACAAGGTCTGGCCGATTTTCGATTCCGCGCAGTCGCGTGATTTTCGCAAG GTTGTGCAAGGGATTATTAGCGAGCTTGAGTCGCAGGGAGCGTTACCGAGGAGTAATTCGAGGGTTTCTTCACTTGCCACGTGCTGTGGACCTAG GTTTGTTGAGCTTCTATGGCAACTTTCTTTGCATGCTCTTCGAGAGGTTCATCGAAGGACATTTACTGCTGACATATCTTCTAATCCATTGCCTGCGCCATTGACTGATGTAGCCTTCTCACATGCAGCTACTCTACTTCCAGTTACAAAG GCAAGAATAGCCCTTGAAAGAAGAAAGTTTCTTAAGAATGCAGAGATGGCTGTACAACGACAGGCTATGTGGTCAAATTTGGCTCATGAAATGACAGCTGAATTTCGAGGCTTATGTGCTGAAGAG GCTTATTTGCAACAAGAATTGGAAAAACTGCATGACTTAAGGAATAAAGTGAAGTTGGAAGGAGAGCTCTGGGACGATCTGGTCTCCAGTTCAAGTCAGAATTCCCATTTAGTTTCAAAGGCCACTCGTCTATGGGAGTCTTTATTAGCCCGTAAAA GTCAACATGAAGTTCTTGCATCTGGTCCTATTGAGGACCTGATAGCTCATCGAGAACACAG GTATCGAATATCCGGATCATCTTTGCTGGCAGCAATGGATCAGAGTTCTCAAGCTCCTTATTCAGATGTATTATCTGGTCAGTCTGGGGATTTGCCTTCGATTGAtaacaaagaagagaatgatggATCACATTTTAGCAATGAGACTTTAGCAAGAGTGGATGATAGAACTGGAAGAGTCCACCCAACTGTTGATGTAGCAGAGGTTATACGGCGATGGACCCATGCCTTGCAGCGTATCCACAAACAATCACTTCATCTG GCAAAAGCGAATGATGGAGAGGGTCCAGATATATTGCGCAGTGGACAGGAAGAGGGTTCAAGTGGCCATGCTGAGTCTTTAGCAGCAACCCTTGCAGAGCATCAGCAACATTTAGCTAGCTTCCAG GTGCTTATCAACCAACTCAAGGATGTTGCTCCAACCATACAGAAGTCAATATCAGAGTGTACAGAAAAGGTTAACTGTATAGCCTCAAATCTACCTCCAATGAGCAGACACAATGGTCGGTCAACGTCACCTATCCAGTCACAGAGTAGTGGGAGGATG GACAATAGCATTGATGATGCTAGTGAGGTGACATCAAGATTATCTACTATTCAGCTTGACAAGGTTTCTGTTAGTCCTCCCACTTTAAAGCTTCCTCAATTGTTTAGCTTGACCCCATCTTCTGGAAAAGCTGGAAATGTCCAAAGGCGCCAGAGTAATGCTCCTCAAACCAGCCAAACGGAGAATCTCTCAGACAGCAAATCTCTGGATCCTCCTTCAAATAATGAAGTAGCGAGTTCAGCTGAAG ATAGTGACAGTTCTTTTGTCCAGAATTTGAAGAGGTCGGTAAGAGAAGCTGCGCTGTCATTGCGGTCATGTAATTCAGATTCATCACGGGATAGTCAATCTGATGGAAGTTCAGAGCACTTCTTTGTCCCTTTTTCAGAAACCGGCTTTTCTCATTTAGAAGCTGAAAAAAGGGGAGCTTCATTGAGGAGCAAAAGATTATTTGTATCACAAATGGATGATTCCTTGCTTGAGAGTCATGTATCCGGTGGGTATGGGGTGAGTAAGTTTGATGAACTTCCAGATATGCTGAATGATTTGGAAAGACTCTCTGATTATGACAATGTAAATGGGTTTCTCTCGTATACTGGTTCAAATGTAACATCTGGTTCAAATGCAACATCTGATGCTCAACGGTCAATTTTTGACTTTGAGGACGCACAGGATCAAGTCTTCTCACCACCCCTGTTAATGGATTCATCACTTTTGACAGATTCATTTGAAGACTTGCTAG CCCCCCTATCGGAGACCGAAACGGCCTTGATAGACCATTGA